The following proteins come from a genomic window of Pseudodesulfovibrio alkaliphilus:
- the ribB gene encoding 3,4-dihydroxy-2-butanone-4-phosphate synthase: MNQSLLARFGSPAERVENALAALRDGRGILVVDNEDRENEGDLIFAAQTLTEAQMALLIRECSGIVCLCLTEGKVRDLNLPMMVEKNGSRHQTAFTVSIEAARGVTTGVSASDRTTTIRAAVADGAVPSDLVSPGHVFPLRARPGGVLERAGHTEATVDLTRLAGLAPCGVLCELTNADGTMARLPEVVSFADRHGFPVCAVDDIVAYRRAREQAAA, from the coding sequence ATGAATCAGTCCCTGCTTGCCCGGTTCGGCTCGCCTGCCGAACGCGTCGAAAACGCCCTGGCCGCCTTGCGCGACGGCCGAGGCATCCTGGTCGTTGATAATGAAGACCGGGAGAATGAAGGCGATCTCATCTTCGCCGCCCAGACCCTGACCGAGGCACAGATGGCCCTGCTCATCCGCGAATGCAGCGGCATTGTCTGCCTGTGCCTGACCGAAGGAAAGGTCCGCGACCTGAACTTACCCATGATGGTGGAAAAAAACGGCAGCCGCCACCAGACCGCCTTCACGGTGTCCATCGAGGCCGCGCGCGGCGTGACCACCGGGGTCTCGGCCTCGGACCGTACGACCACGATCCGGGCCGCGGTGGCCGACGGGGCGGTGCCGTCCGACCTGGTCAGCCCCGGCCACGTCTTCCCGCTGCGCGCCCGGCCCGGCGGGGTGCTGGAGCGGGCCGGCCATACCGAAGCCACCGTGGACCTGACAAGGCTGGCCGGGCTCGCCCCCTGCGGCGTGCTCTGCGAGTTGACCAATGCTGACGGCACCATGGCCCGCCTGCCAGAGGTCGTGTCTTTTGCCGACCGCCACGGTTTCCCTGTCTGCGCCGTGGACGACATCGTCGCCTACCGCCGCGCCCGGGAGCAGGCAGCCGCCTGA
- a CDS encoding DUF1566 domain-containing protein codes for MICPPLPTGQTFCADATGATIPCRGTGQDAEFFARRAPGPERFTANQDTATDTLTGLTWLRDANAPGFPLSWQEGHDFIGAMNRRGHAGHRDWRMPDRRELFSLVCFDQANPALSAGHPFINVFDGWYWSATPSAMHPSQAWHVQLSGGRMFWGSRTGYEMVWPVRGASQALPKTGAGDTVNVPWPEPRLARQGSVVRDALTGLTWTASADLANGPTDWTTALAALARLNRDKVGDIVQWRLPTIRELESLVDASRHSPALPAGHPFDRPSEAYWSSTSSAFERDWAMCLYLHKGAVGVAHKGDRGFHVWAVSAPV; via the coding sequence ATGATCTGCCCGCCCCTGCCCACCGGACAAACCTTCTGCGCTGACGCCACGGGCGCGACCATTCCGTGCCGCGGCACCGGACAGGACGCCGAATTCTTCGCCCGCCGCGCCCCAGGACCGGAGCGATTCACGGCCAACCAGGACACGGCCACGGACACCTTGACCGGCCTGACCTGGCTGCGCGATGCCAATGCGCCGGGTTTCCCCCTCTCCTGGCAGGAAGGCCACGACTTCATCGGGGCCATGAACCGACGCGGCCACGCCGGACATCGGGACTGGCGCATGCCCGATCGACGTGAACTCTTCAGCCTTGTCTGCTTCGATCAAGCCAACCCGGCACTGTCCGCAGGCCACCCCTTCATCAACGTCTTCGACGGCTGGTACTGGTCCGCGACGCCCTCGGCCATGCACCCGTCTCAGGCGTGGCATGTCCAGCTCTCGGGCGGGCGCATGTTCTGGGGCAGCCGCACCGGCTACGAAATGGTCTGGCCCGTCCGCGGCGCAAGCCAAGCCCTGCCAAAAACCGGGGCGGGCGACACGGTCAACGTCCCCTGGCCCGAGCCTCGCCTTGCCCGGCAAGGCTCTGTGGTGCGCGACGCGCTCACGGGACTGACCTGGACCGCCAGCGCCGATCTGGCAAACGGCCCCACGGACTGGACAACCGCCCTTGCGGCCCTTGCCCGGCTGAACCGCGACAAGGTCGGCGACATCGTCCAGTGGCGTCTGCCGACCATCCGCGAACTGGAATCCCTGGTGGACGCCTCGCGCCATTCCCCGGCCCTGCCCGCCGGACACCCCTTTGACCGTCCTTCCGAGGCGTACTGGTCGTCCACCAGCAGCGCCTTTGAGCGCGACTGGGCCATGTGCCTCTACCTGCACAAGGGGGCCGTGGGCGTGGCCCACAAGGGCGACCGGGGGTTTCATGTCTGGGCCGTGTCCGCTCCCGTTTGA
- a CDS encoding MFS transporter, whose product MRRLYLDKNLQLVFGVTLMAILGVSSIIPALPDMITGLDITPSRIGLVIAAFTLPGALLAPLVGILADRLGRKAVLVPSLFLFGIFGFACFFARNIEQLLMLRLLQGIGAAPLGVLYGTIIGDLYQGPERGRAMGYNASVLSMGTAGFPALGGALAMLGWQYPFILPLLAIPLGLVVLRHLDAPEPRSGGSFRDYLAGAWERIRTRQVLALFATTLMTFMVLYGPIVTYLPVLLHQSHQATAMTIGMVFLVASGFSGIASFLLGPLAERFGQRRLLMASAVLYALSMILTPSAPGLWHVLPPVVCFGLAQGLNIPTVMTMLATIAPMEQRGAFMAANGLLLRLAQTLAPLVMGGLYALFGMAGVFAGGLACAAVILFLAIFWVQE is encoded by the coding sequence TTGCGACGCCTCTATCTCGACAAGAACCTCCAGCTCGTTTTCGGCGTCACGCTGATGGCGATCCTGGGTGTCTCAAGCATCATTCCGGCCCTGCCGGACATGATCACCGGACTGGACATCACCCCATCCCGCATCGGGCTGGTCATCGCCGCCTTCACCCTGCCCGGAGCGCTCCTGGCTCCCCTGGTGGGCATCCTGGCCGACAGGCTGGGGCGCAAGGCCGTGCTGGTGCCCTCACTCTTTCTTTTCGGCATCTTCGGCTTTGCCTGCTTCTTCGCCAGGAACATCGAACAGTTGCTGATGCTGCGTCTGCTCCAGGGCATTGGCGCAGCCCCCCTTGGGGTGCTCTACGGCACCATCATCGGCGACCTGTATCAGGGACCGGAGCGGGGACGCGCCATGGGTTACAACGCCTCGGTCCTCTCCATGGGCACGGCGGGCTTCCCGGCCCTGGGCGGTGCGCTGGCCATGCTCGGCTGGCAGTATCCCTTCATCCTGCCCCTGCTGGCCATTCCTCTCGGGCTGGTGGTCCTGCGCCATCTCGACGCCCCCGAACCCAGGAGCGGTGGCAGCTTTCGGGACTATCTTGCCGGGGCCTGGGAGCGCATCCGCACCCGGCAGGTGCTCGCCCTGTTCGCCACCACCCTGATGACCTTCATGGTCCTTTACGGGCCCATCGTCACCTATCTGCCGGTGCTTCTGCACCAATCCCATCAGGCCACGGCCATGACCATCGGGATGGTCTTTCTGGTGGCCTCGGGCTTTTCCGGCATAGCCTCGTTCCTGCTCGGCCCGCTGGCGGAGCGGTTCGGCCAGCGCAGACTGCTCATGGCCTCGGCCGTGCTCTACGCCCTGTCCATGATCCTGACCCCCAGCGCACCGGGCCTGTGGCATGTCCTTCCGCCTGTGGTCTGTTTCGGTCTGGCCCAGGGCCTGAACATCCCCACGGTCATGACCATGCTGGCCACCATCGCGCCCATGGAGCAACGCGGCGCGTTCATGGCCGCCAACGGCCTGCTGCTTCGGCTGGCCCAGACCCTGGCCCCCCTTGTCATGGGCGGACTCTACGCCCTTTTCGGCATGGCCGGGGTGTTCGCCGGGGGGCTGGCTTGCGCGGCCGTCATTCTGTTCCTGGCGATTTTCTGGGTTCAGGAGTAG
- the proB gene encoding glutamate 5-kinase: MTQTPVDRKALLAHVRRVVIKVGSAVLTTGDGLNATALHRLAAQISGLGNRGLDVVLVSSGAVAAGRQRIRERTARKNGKTFADLPSRQAASAIGQGRLMHDYDEAFAAHGKITAQVLLTRSGLKNRERFLNARNTMERLLEWGVVPIVNENDTVSVKELEFGDNDTLGAMCLGLIGADLFINLTSADGVFDKNPETNPDARPMPCIETIAALDIEAMCDGKTSVGTGGMYSKLRAARRAAQLGVPTVIVSGRGEFDLAAVLDGEERGTLVLPEDRAVSSKKFWLAYHDDPSGAIVVDKGAANALATKGKSLLPIGIRSVQGCFERGALVFIENLDGDRLGVGLTNFSSTELDRIKGLRTDQLAKTIGPVTFDEAVHRDNMLLDAAI, from the coding sequence ATGACACAGACACCCGTGGATAGAAAAGCCCTGCTCGCCCATGTCAGGCGGGTGGTCATCAAGGTGGGCAGCGCCGTGCTGACTACCGGCGACGGACTCAACGCAACAGCCCTCCACCGCCTGGCCGCGCAAATCTCCGGCCTGGGCAACCGAGGGCTCGACGTGGTCCTGGTCTCGTCAGGGGCGGTGGCCGCGGGTCGCCAGCGTATCCGCGAACGCACCGCCAGGAAAAACGGCAAGACCTTTGCCGACCTGCCCTCGCGCCAGGCCGCCTCGGCCATCGGGCAGGGCCGCCTGATGCACGACTATGACGAAGCGTTTGCCGCCCACGGCAAGATCACGGCCCAGGTGCTGCTGACCCGCAGCGGACTGAAAAACCGAGAGCGCTTCCTCAATGCCCGCAACACCATGGAACGTCTCCTGGAATGGGGCGTGGTCCCCATCGTCAACGAAAACGACACTGTCTCGGTCAAGGAACTGGAGTTCGGCGACAACGACACCCTCGGAGCCATGTGTCTCGGGCTGATCGGCGCTGACCTGTTCATCAACCTGACCAGCGCGGACGGCGTCTTCGACAAGAACCCAGAGACCAACCCGGACGCCCGGCCCATGCCCTGCATCGAAACCATCGCCGCACTGGACATAGAGGCCATGTGCGACGGCAAGACCAGCGTGGGAACCGGCGGCATGTATTCCAAGCTGAGGGCGGCCCGTCGGGCGGCCCAGCTGGGCGTGCCCACTGTCATCGTTTCGGGCCGGGGCGAATTCGACCTTGCGGCCGTGCTCGACGGCGAGGAACGCGGCACCCTGGTCCTGCCCGAGGACCGGGCAGTCTCCAGCAAGAAATTCTGGCTCGCCTACCACGACGACCCTTCCGGGGCCATCGTGGTGGACAAGGGCGCCGCCAACGCCCTGGCGACCAAGGGCAAGTCCCTGTTGCCCATCGGCATCCGCTCGGTACAGGGGTGCTTCGAGCGCGGGGCGCTGGTGTTCATCGAGAACCTGGACGGCGACCGCCTGGGCGTGGGACTGACCAATTTTTCCTCGACCGAACTGGACAGGATCAAGGGACTGCGCACGGACCAATTGGCCAAAACCATCGGTCCCGTCACCTTTGACGAGGCCGTGCATCGCGACAACATGCTGCTCGACGCCGCCATCTGA
- the obgE gene encoding GTPase ObgE translates to MRFVDEATILVRSGKGGNGCASLHREANMPKGGPDGGDGGRGGDVIFRGTNRLMTLYDFRLHRHYFAKNGQPGMGRDRYGKAAPSLYVDLPVGTLVYEIVEDEDGNTSERLVADLVEDGTEVVICKGGDGGRGNLHFKSSVNRTPRYAEPGWPGEEKQLRLELKILADVGLLGLPNAGKSTFISRISAARPKIAAYPFTTLFPNLGVVENDAFERMVIADIPGLIEGASAGHGLGITFLRHVERTRFLVHLLSVEDMSHDDPADGYAMLNQELREYSPELAARTQIRVINKIDTLTPDQLADLRDKAKASDQPIFLISARTGEGVDALLDEMWRILRTLDSADGSSATPGPEEND, encoded by the coding sequence ATGCGATTTGTTGACGAAGCGACCATCCTGGTGCGGTCAGGCAAGGGCGGCAACGGCTGCGCCAGTCTGCACCGCGAGGCCAACATGCCCAAGGGCGGCCCGGACGGCGGCGACGGCGGCCGGGGCGGCGACGTGATCTTTCGCGGCACCAACCGGCTGATGACCCTCTACGACTTCCGTCTGCACCGCCACTATTTCGCCAAGAACGGTCAGCCCGGCATGGGCCGCGACCGCTACGGCAAGGCAGCGCCGTCCCTCTATGTGGACCTGCCCGTGGGCACCCTGGTCTACGAGATCGTGGAGGATGAGGACGGCAACACCAGCGAGCGGCTCGTCGCCGACCTGGTGGAGGACGGTACCGAGGTGGTCATCTGCAAAGGCGGCGACGGCGGCCGGGGCAACCTCCACTTCAAGTCCTCGGTCAACCGCACCCCGCGCTACGCCGAACCCGGATGGCCCGGCGAGGAAAAACAGCTTCGCCTCGAGCTGAAGATTCTGGCCGACGTGGGTCTGCTCGGGCTGCCCAATGCTGGCAAGTCCACCTTCATCTCCCGGATCTCTGCCGCCCGGCCCAAGATCGCCGCCTATCCCTTCACCACCCTCTTTCCCAACCTCGGGGTGGTGGAAAACGACGCCTTCGAGCGCATGGTCATCGCCGACATCCCCGGCCTCATTGAAGGTGCCAGCGCCGGGCACGGCCTGGGAATCACCTTCTTGCGCCACGTGGAGCGCACCCGCTTTCTGGTTCACCTTCTCTCGGTGGAGGACATGTCCCACGACGACCCGGCCGACGGATACGCCATGCTCAACCAGGAACTGCGCGAATACAGCCCGGAACTGGCCGCCAGGACCCAGATCAGGGTCATCAACAAGATCGACACCCTGACCCCGGACCAATTGGCCGATCTGCGCGACAAGGCCAAGGCATCGGACCAACCGATATTCCTCATCTCCGCCCGGACCGGCGAAGGCGTGGACGCCCTGCTGGACGAAATGTGGCGCATCCTGCGCACTCTCGATTCGGCGGACGGATCGTCGGCCACCCCAGGCCCCGAAGAGAACGACTGA
- the rpmA gene encoding 50S ribosomal protein L27 — MAHKKAGGSSRNGRDSAGQRRGVKRFGGQEVLAGNILVRQLGTKFHPGDGVGMGRDYTLFALVDGVVKFEKYTRQRVVKTRVHVIPAEA, encoded by the coding sequence ATGGCTCATAAAAAAGCTGGCGGCAGTTCCAGAAACGGACGCGACAGCGCCGGGCAAAGGCGCGGCGTGAAGCGCTTTGGCGGGCAGGAAGTCCTGGCCGGCAACATCCTCGTGCGTCAGTTGGGCACCAAGTTCCACCCCGGCGACGGTGTGGGCATGGGCAGGGACTACACCCTGTTCGCCCTGGTGGACGGGGTGGTCAAGTTTGAAAAGTACACGCGCCAACGGGTGGTCAAAACCCGTGTGCACGTGATCCCTGCGGAAGCGTAG
- the rplU gene encoding 50S ribosomal protein L21, with protein MFAIIETGGKQYRVEEGLEFNVDLLKAEAGDNLSIDSVLLVDKDGETKIGEPFVQGAKVECEVLGHIRGKKIVVFHKRPKKDARKTQGHRQDYTQIKVKSITA; from the coding sequence ATGTTCGCTATCATCGAGACCGGCGGGAAACAATACCGCGTTGAAGAAGGTCTTGAATTCAATGTGGATCTGCTCAAGGCCGAAGCCGGTGACAATCTGAGCATCGATTCGGTTCTCCTGGTAGACAAGGACGGCGAGACCAAAATCGGCGAACCTTTCGTTCAGGGCGCCAAGGTCGAGTGTGAGGTTCTGGGACACATCCGCGGCAAGAAGATCGTGGTCTTCCACAAGCGCCCCAAGAAGGACGCCCGCAAGACCCAGGGTCATCGCCAGGACTACACCCAAATCAAAGTCAAATCCATCACGGCCTAG
- a CDS encoding ComF family protein, whose product MRSLAARFARLARALGVAGARCPVCSALTPAGENPLCPTCAQALRPRLGGCCARCGDMFGDQTDDTVDPLAEPATVCAECRLDPPPWDRLHFHGPYSAALRDLIIDFKFHGGLHRTRLLVSLAAEAYRRGTAAVAPDMALPDLIVPVPLHPRRVRERGYNQSLELARGLGRALGRPVAANALGRVRHTAPQSSLDMAQRRENIRDAFVAAEMVRGKALLLVDDVYTTGATLTECARTLRRAGAAGMDALVLARAGREPR is encoded by the coding sequence ATGCGCTCCCTGGCGGCTCGCTTCGCCCGCCTTGCACGGGCGCTGGGTGTGGCAGGAGCGCGTTGCCCGGTCTGCTCGGCGCTGACCCCCGCCGGGGAGAATCCGCTGTGCCCGACCTGCGCCCAGGCGTTGCGTCCGCGCCTTGGGGGATGTTGCGCCCGCTGCGGCGACATGTTCGGCGACCAAACGGACGACACCGTGGACCCCCTGGCTGAACCGGCCACGGTCTGCGCCGAGTGCCGCCTCGACCCGCCGCCCTGGGACCGGCTGCACTTCCACGGCCCCTATTCCGCCGCCCTGCGCGACCTGATCATTGACTTCAAGTTCCATGGCGGTCTGCACCGCACCCGGTTGCTGGTCTCCCTGGCCGCCGAGGCATATCGGCGCGGCACCGCCGCCGTGGCGCCGGACATGGCGCTACCCGACCTGATCGTTCCCGTGCCGCTCCATCCCCGAAGGGTGCGGGAGCGCGGCTACAATCAGAGCCTCGAACTGGCGCGGGGTCTGGGCCGCGCCCTGGGCAGACCCGTGGCTGCCAACGCCCTGGGCAGGGTTCGCCACACCGCGCCCCAGTCGAGCCTGGACATGGCCCAGCGGCGCGAGAATATCCGCGACGCTTTTGTCGCCGCCGAAATGGTGCGCGGCAAAGCCCTCCTGCTGGTGGACGACGTGTACACCACTGGCGCGACGCTGACAGAATGCGCCCGGACCTTGCGCCGGGCCGGGGCCGCCGGGATGGACGCCCTGGTGCTGGCTCGGGCAGGCCGCGAACCGCGCTGA
- a CDS encoding flavodoxin family protein has protein sequence MTDRAVVFACSHRRGGNTDRAASWLADGVREAGGQADIIHVREHEVRPCLACGYCDEPGERRGRDLCVLGPGDAAWDLFEALLTARAVLFASPIYFYHLPSMLKTWIDRGQQFWAARADGAQWLAALPERTARAVFVAGRPRGEKLFEGAAVTLRYFLHNFAMPLKEPLTFRGLDGPDDLADRADRNAIIDLGRRAWEEAS, from the coding sequence ATGACCGACAGAGCCGTGGTCTTCGCATGCAGCCACCGCCGGGGCGGCAACACCGACCGGGCCGCCTCCTGGCTTGCGGACGGGGTTCGCGAGGCGGGCGGACAGGCGGACATCATCCATGTTCGCGAGCACGAGGTGCGCCCCTGTCTTGCCTGCGGCTACTGCGACGAACCGGGCGAACGTCGCGGCCGCGACCTCTGCGTCCTCGGCCCTGGCGACGCGGCCTGGGATCTCTTCGAGGCGCTGCTGACGGCCAGGGCCGTGCTCTTTGCCTCACCCATCTACTTCTACCATCTGCCCTCCATGCTCAAGACCTGGATCGACCGGGGCCAGCAGTTCTGGGCCGCCCGGGCAGACGGCGCACAATGGCTGGCCGCCCTGCCCGAGCGCACCGCACGGGCCGTTTTCGTGGCCGGACGGCCTCGGGGCGAGAAGCTCTTCGAAGGCGCTGCCGTGACCTTGCGCTACTTCCTGCACAACTTCGCCATGCCCCTTAAGGAGCCGCTGACATTTCGCGGCCTGGACGGGCCCGACGATCTAGCTGACCGCGCCGACAGAAACGCCATCATCGACCTGGGCCGCCGCGCCTGGGAAGAAGCCTCCTAA
- a CDS encoding MBL fold metallo-hydrolase: MTEIKSFALGPLQTNCFVLVNGSQAVAVDPGGDPAPVLAFLRDKGLTLTHILNTHLHFDHTYGNKPLAEATGAPVLHGADDAYLLETELGLGGLFGLPPVERYEAQTIEPGEAVFAGLACTVLATPGHSRGSLTFHFPEAGAAFVGDLIFYRSIGRTDFEGGDLDVLKRSVTRCIFTLPPETRLLSGHGPETTVGDEMNHNPFFAGF, encoded by the coding sequence ATGACGGAAATCAAAAGCTTTGCCCTCGGCCCCCTGCAGACCAACTGTTTTGTGCTGGTCAACGGCTCCCAGGCCGTGGCAGTGGACCCGGGCGGCGACCCGGCCCCGGTGCTGGCCTTTCTCAGGGACAAGGGGCTGACCCTGACCCATATTCTCAACACCCACCTGCATTTCGACCACACCTACGGCAACAAGCCCCTGGCAGAGGCCACGGGCGCACCCGTGCTGCACGGAGCGGACGACGCCTATCTGCTGGAGACCGAACTGGGCCTTGGCGGCCTCTTCGGACTGCCCCCGGTGGAACGCTACGAGGCGCAGACCATTGAGCCGGGCGAAGCCGTGTTCGCCGGGCTGGCCTGCACCGTGCTGGCCACTCCGGGCCACTCCCGCGGCAGCCTGACCTTCCACTTTCCCGAGGCAGGTGCCGCCTTCGTGGGCGACCTGATCTTCTACCGATCCATTGGCAGGACAGACTTCGAGGGAGGGGATCTCGACGTGCTCAAGCGCTCGGTAACCCGGTGCATCTTCACCCTGCCTCCCGAGACCCGGCTGCTGTCGGGCCACGGCCCCGAGACCACCGTGGGCGACGAAATGAATCACAATCCTTTTTTTGCGGGGTTCTAG
- a CDS encoding nitroreductase family protein, translating to MSRTDNPVIRALLERRSIRKFTGQPVDRQDILAILEAGRWAPSGLNNQPWRFLVINVDDPRRTPLAECTKYAHIIRASTVCIAVTLEKDAMYSEMKDHQGAGACIQNMLVAAHALGLGAVWIGQIVNDQAAALAALGLDPDSHELQAVIALGHPDQEGGSTRKPLSELLLEEI from the coding sequence ATGAGCCGGACAGACAATCCAGTGATCCGCGCCCTGCTTGAGCGGCGCAGCATCCGCAAGTTCACCGGGCAACCCGTGGACCGCCAGGACATCCTGGCCATCCTCGAGGCCGGGCGCTGGGCTCCCAGCGGCCTGAACAACCAGCCCTGGCGATTTCTCGTGATCAACGTCGACGACCCCCGGCGCACCCCCCTGGCCGAGTGCACCAAGTACGCGCACATCATCCGCGCCTCGACCGTCTGCATCGCCGTGACCCTGGAAAAAGACGCCATGTACAGCGAGATGAAGGACCACCAGGGGGCTGGCGCCTGCATCCAGAACATGCTCGTCGCGGCCCACGCCCTTGGGCTCGGCGCGGTCTGGATCGGCCAGATCGTCAACGATCAGGCGGCCGCGCTGGCCGCCCTGGGGCTCGACCCGGACAGCCATGAACTGCAGGCGGTCATCGCCCTCGGCCACCCGGACCAAGAGGGCGGCTCCACCCGCAAACCGCTATCGGAACTGCTTTTGGAGGAGATATGA
- a CDS encoding HD-GYP domain-containing protein — protein sequence MPQPETSSAPPPGQPLSETYLQISPNILEIFPRFRPPVDIYLHDEALGRVGLLHGAGRRLGAEAQARVAGLAAEGRLFLLREDYHVYARHLSRKLGLVLVEDGLNPCEVAEIFSLALRDKVARFLDQPRREELDRLRGDIAILAEYLWADPCRVAVLTRALHRDHDPAVHAVNTLFIGIGLFVMLTSSAPAGAGGSGGAERTALSAMALGLALHDLGMTSVPRFITDKERYLLRRDRESIERHIEAGLRMIERLKVRDPVVRQCLEEHHERLDGSGYPRGLRGEAISLPGRLCAVADTFAAMIGSRPHRGAGSPDEAVATLVHESRRYDRRLTGLLAALLDSGVPGCAMPRTGR from the coding sequence ATGCCCCAGCCAGAGACCTCTTCCGCCCCGCCTCCGGGCCAGCCCCTGTCCGAGACCTATCTTCAGATCAGCCCGAACATCCTTGAGATATTTCCCAGGTTCCGGCCGCCCGTGGACATATACCTGCATGATGAAGCCCTGGGTCGGGTGGGGCTGCTGCATGGCGCGGGCAGACGCCTTGGCGCCGAGGCCCAGGCCCGCGTGGCCGGGCTGGCCGCCGAGGGCCGCCTTTTTCTGCTGCGCGAGGATTACCATGTCTATGCCCGGCATCTGAGCCGCAAGCTCGGACTGGTGCTGGTGGAGGACGGCCTGAACCCGTGCGAGGTGGCCGAAATATTTTCCCTGGCCCTGCGCGACAAGGTGGCCCGGTTTCTTGACCAGCCTCGGCGCGAGGAGCTGGACCGGCTGCGCGGGGACATTGCCATTCTGGCCGAATACCTCTGGGCGGATCCCTGCCGGGTGGCGGTCCTGACCCGGGCCCTGCACCGGGATCACGATCCGGCCGTGCACGCGGTGAACACCCTGTTCATCGGCATCGGCCTGTTCGTGATGCTCACGTCTTCGGCACCGGCCGGGGCTGGCGGGTCGGGTGGGGCGGAGCGTACCGCCCTTTCGGCCATGGCCCTGGGGCTGGCATTGCATGACCTGGGCATGACCAGCGTGCCCCGGTTCATCACCGACAAGGAGCGCTATCTGCTGCGCCGCGACCGCGAGTCCATAGAGCGACACATCGAGGCCGGGCTGCGCATGATTGAGCGGCTCAAGGTGCGAGACCCCGTTGTCCGTCAGTGTCTGGAGGAGCATCACGAACGGCTCGACGGCTCGGGCTATCCCCGCGGGTTGCGGGGGGAGGCCATCTCGTTGCCCGGACGGCTGTGCGCGGTGGCCGATACCTTTGCGGCCATGATCGGGAGCCGTCCCCACCGGGGGGCCGGGAGCCCCGACGAGGCGGTCGCCACCCTGGTCCACGAGTCCAGGCGCTACGACAGGAGGCTGACCGGCCTGCTGGCCGCGCTTCTGGACAGCGGGGTGCCCGGCTGCGCCATGCCCCGGACAGGGAGGTAA
- a CDS encoding acyl-[acyl-carrier-protein] thioesterase yields the protein MTSDSLLVLDRVYDVRSYEPRQDGRVPVTAVCNQLQDIASRHADGLGFGYHDLETSGHYWLLARLHVMMERMPGYGDSVRVRTWPSGNERLVATRDFLILDPNGEDAGPGAVLGRATSAWVTMNARTHRPDPPHEVLHARFIPEVERALAFPTRAVTRLSSGEHEQTLAARRADLDINGHVNNVRYAEFCLEAVPQAWEETRFCTGLDIQFRSESFVGDAYVSVCAEADPDNGTPTLLHRLTRIADDREIVRMRSWWRPRNA from the coding sequence ATGACTTCCGACTCTCTCCTCGTTCTCGATCGCGTTTATGATGTACGCTCCTACGAACCGCGCCAGGATGGGCGCGTTCCTGTCACGGCCGTGTGCAACCAGCTCCAGGACATCGCCTCGCGCCACGCCGACGGCCTGGGTTTTGGCTACCACGACCTGGAGACCAGCGGACACTACTGGCTGCTGGCCCGGCTGCATGTGATGATGGAACGGATGCCCGGCTACGGCGATAGCGTCCGGGTTCGCACCTGGCCGTCGGGCAACGAACGGCTGGTGGCCACCCGCGATTTCCTGATCCTCGACCCGAACGGAGAGGACGCGGGGCCGGGCGCGGTACTGGGCCGGGCCACCTCGGCCTGGGTGACCATGAACGCCCGCACCCATCGGCCGGACCCGCCGCACGAGGTGCTGCACGCACGCTTCATCCCCGAGGTAGAACGCGCCCTCGCCTTTCCGACCAGGGCCGTGACCCGGCTGTCGTCCGGGGAGCACGAGCAGACCCTGGCCGCCCGACGGGCGGACCTGGACATCAACGGCCACGTCAACAACGTACGCTATGCGGAGTTCTGCCTTGAGGCAGTGCCGCAAGCCTGGGAGGAGACCCGCTTCTGCACAGGCCTCGACATCCAGTTTCGCAGCGAATCCTTTGTCGGCGATGCCTATGTCTCGGTCTGCGCCGAGGCCGACCCGGACAACGGGACGCCCACCCTGCTCCACCGCCTGACCCGCATTGCCGACGACCGCGAGATCGTGCGTATGCGCTCCTGGTGGCGGCCCCGCAACGCCTGA